A genomic window from Serratia liquefaciens includes:
- the cspE gene encoding transcription antiterminator/RNA stability regulator CspE produces the protein MSNMIKGQVKWFNESKGFGFITPADGSKDVFVHFSAIQDQGFKTLAEGQNVQFSIENGAKGPSAANVTAI, from the coding sequence ATGTCTAACATGATCAAAGGTCAAGTGAAGTGGTTCAACGAGTCTAAAGGTTTTGGTTTCATCACTCCAGCAGACGGCAGCAAAGACGTGTTCGTACACTTCTCTGCTATCCAGGATCAAGGCTTCAAGACCCTGGCTGAAGGCCAGAACGTACAGTTCTCTATCGAGAACGGTGCTAAAGGTCCGTCAGCGGCTAACGTTACCGCTATCTAA
- the rcsA gene encoding transcriptional regulator RcsA: protein MPTIIMDSCSYTRLGLTDYLTTHGVKKRQINAINDIDDLHEKCSKLKPSLVFINEDCFIHEANATERIKGVISLHPDTLFFIFMAITNVHFDDYLYVRKNVIISSKSIKPETMNQLLSHYLERKAPRTEKTSFDQTPVTLSQTESNMLRMWMSGQGTIQISDQMQIKAKTVSSHKGNIKRKIKTHNKQIIYHVVRLTDTLTSGIFVNSR, encoded by the coding sequence ATGCCAACGATCATTATGGATTCATGCAGCTATACCAGATTAGGTTTGACAGACTACCTGACAACACACGGAGTAAAAAAACGCCAGATTAATGCCATCAATGATATCGACGATCTGCATGAAAAATGCAGCAAGTTGAAACCCAGCCTGGTATTTATCAATGAAGACTGCTTTATACACGAAGCTAACGCTACGGAACGTATAAAGGGGGTGATTTCACTGCACCCTGACACCTTATTCTTCATCTTTATGGCCATCACCAACGTACATTTCGACGATTATTTATATGTTCGTAAAAATGTCATCATCTCGTCAAAATCCATCAAACCAGAGACTATGAATCAACTACTTAGTCACTATCTGGAGAGAAAAGCGCCTCGTACCGAAAAAACCTCGTTTGACCAGACTCCGGTTACCCTTAGCCAAACTGAGTCAAACATGTTGCGTATGTGGATGTCGGGCCAGGGAACTATCCAGATCTCCGACCAGATGCAAATTAAGGCCAAAACCGTCTCTTCCCATAAGGGAAATATCAAAAGAAAAATTAAAACGCACAACAAGCAGATTATTTACCATGTTGTTCGTTTAACCGACACCTTAACCAGTGGGATATTCGTCAATAGCCGCTAG
- a CDS encoding endonuclease/exonuclease/phosphatase family protein, translating to MTGITAILTLLLALVTIAPLSKHAAWWIRVWDFPRLQILALSLLVLLLNLLFVPLSPWMWGMMALNLVCVLYQAVWIYPYTRLSKPQVLDFTGYQKKPRIRILVSNVLTPNRQADKLLALVATERPDVLVAVETDRWWEQQLSVLEQDYPHTLKCPLDNLYGMHVYSRLKLSDAQIQYLVDEQIPSMHMMVHLPHGPQVRLHCVHPMPPSPTENEESEDRDAELVMVGKSAAKSEFPVIVTGDLNDVAWSTTTRLFLKVSGLLDPRRGRGMFSTFHAGYPFLRWPLDHVFHSDDFVLGSLRRLTNVGSDHFPIMVELVYSPKQGAQQESLDKDGEDEALAQEKLDNTDSTPEDVHTPGS from the coding sequence GTGACAGGGATTACCGCCATACTGACGCTTTTGCTGGCGCTGGTGACCATTGCGCCACTTTCAAAGCATGCAGCCTGGTGGATTCGGGTGTGGGATTTTCCCCGCCTGCAGATACTGGCGCTTTCGCTCCTGGTGCTGTTGCTTAACCTGCTGTTTGTGCCGCTGTCGCCTTGGATGTGGGGCATGATGGCGCTGAACCTGGTCTGTGTGCTTTACCAGGCCGTCTGGATTTACCCCTATACCCGGCTGAGCAAACCGCAGGTGCTGGACTTTACCGGCTATCAAAAAAAGCCGCGTATCCGCATTCTGGTGTCCAATGTGTTAACGCCCAATCGTCAGGCGGATAAGCTGCTGGCGCTGGTGGCGACCGAACGTCCCGACGTGCTGGTGGCGGTGGAAACCGACCGCTGGTGGGAACAGCAGCTCTCGGTGCTGGAGCAGGACTATCCCCATACGTTGAAATGCCCACTGGATAATCTGTACGGCATGCACGTCTATTCACGGCTGAAGCTCAGCGATGCGCAGATACAGTATTTGGTCGATGAACAGATCCCGTCGATGCACATGATGGTGCATTTGCCGCACGGGCCGCAGGTGCGCCTGCACTGCGTTCACCCGATGCCGCCGAGCCCTACCGAAAACGAGGAATCGGAAGACCGCGATGCCGAGCTGGTGATGGTTGGTAAAAGCGCAGCCAAATCGGAATTCCCGGTGATTGTGACCGGCGATCTGAATGATGTGGCCTGGTCGACCACCACCCGCTTGTTCCTTAAAGTCAGCGGTCTGTTGGATCCTCGTCGCGGCCGTGGCATGTTCAGCACCTTTCATGCCGGTTACCCGTTCCTGCGTTGGCCATTGGATCACGTGTTTCACAGCGATGACTTCGTGCTCGGATCGCTGCGTCGGCTGACCAACGTCGGTTCGGATCACTTCCCTATTATGGTGGAACTGGTGTACTCGCCGAAGCAGGGGGCGCAGCAGGAAAGCCTGGATAAAGACGGTGAAGATGAGGCGCTGGCGCAGGAAAAGCTAGACAATACCGACTCAACGCCGGAAGACGTACATACGCCAGGCAGTTGA
- a CDS encoding YidB family protein: MGLFDSVLGNILGGANGKGIDYVAIMQWVEQQGGLQAILDKFRQGQFGDVVGSWLGNGENQQISGDHVQQALGSDAINQLAEKLGIDPAQASATIAQFLPTVADAASPNGEVQSNSNELGDMVGKLFK, translated from the coding sequence ATGGGTCTGTTTGATAGCGTATTGGGCAACATTCTGGGCGGTGCCAACGGTAAGGGCATCGATTACGTCGCCATTATGCAATGGGTTGAGCAGCAGGGTGGCCTGCAGGCGATTCTGGACAAGTTCCGTCAGGGTCAATTCGGCGATGTGGTCGGCTCATGGCTAGGCAACGGTGAAAACCAGCAGATTAGCGGCGATCACGTGCAGCAGGCGCTGGGCAGCGATGCCATCAACCAGCTGGCGGAAAAGCTGGGGATCGATCCGGCTCAGGCTTCAGCCACCATTGCACAGTTCCTGCCAACGGTAGCTGACGCTGCCTCACCAAATGGCGAAGTGCAGTCGAACAGCAACGAACTGGGCGACATGGTCGGTAAACTGTTCAAATAA
- the dsrB gene encoding protein DsrB, with amino-acid sequence MKVNDLVTVKTDGIQRREGVILAVEEFNEGIMYLVSLPDYPAGVWFFNEIDSRDGTFVELRQTEPKS; translated from the coding sequence ATGAAAGTGAACGATCTGGTCACCGTAAAGACGGATGGCATACAGCGGCGTGAAGGGGTGATCCTGGCGGTAGAAGAGTTTAATGAAGGGATTATGTATCTGGTCTCTTTGCCGGACTATCCTGCCGGCGTCTGGTTCTTCAACGAAATTGACAGCCGTGATGGCACTTTTGTTGAGCTTCGTCAGACGGAGCCCAAGTCATAG
- a CDS encoding ion transporter: protein MTTDTATLSLRQRSYRLLFDNHSRIGRRMETFWVGTALLSVILLFLEPGGSALYAPGRQAIYLFFWAEVVFTFIFTLEYLLRLWSTPREQHYALSFFGIVDLLTVLPLYIIWLFPHMTVEFVMLLRVLRILRVLRVLKLLRYMSEMGMIWRSIKLARHKLAMFFGFVAVVLCVFGGLMYAIEGGSGGFTSLAAAIYWAVVTLTTVGYGDIVPHTPLGRLLTSVLILVGYSIIAVPTGILTAYMSQELQRSRERRNCEQCQRGGHEKEAIFCQYCGSRLPPLTGKTGH, encoded by the coding sequence ATGACCACTGACACTGCGACGCTCAGTTTACGCCAGCGCAGCTATCGGCTGCTGTTCGACAACCATTCGCGCATCGGCCGCAGGATGGAGACCTTTTGGGTTGGTACCGCGCTGCTGAGCGTGATTTTGTTGTTCCTCGAACCGGGGGGTAGTGCCCTGTACGCGCCCGGTCGGCAGGCCATTTATCTGTTCTTCTGGGCGGAGGTGGTGTTTACCTTCATTTTTACTCTCGAGTATCTGTTGCGCCTGTGGAGTACGCCGCGTGAACAGCACTATGCCCTGAGCTTTTTCGGTATTGTCGATTTGTTGACGGTACTGCCGCTGTACATCATCTGGTTGTTCCCGCATATGACGGTGGAATTCGTGATGCTGCTGCGCGTCCTGAGGATACTGCGGGTATTGCGGGTGCTGAAATTGCTGCGTTACATGAGCGAGATGGGCATGATTTGGCGCAGCATCAAGCTGGCGCGTCACAAATTGGCGATGTTCTTTGGCTTTGTCGCCGTGGTGTTGTGCGTGTTTGGCGGCCTGATGTATGCGATTGAGGGGGGCAGTGGGGGCTTTACCAGCCTGGCGGCCGCGATCTATTGGGCGGTGGTGACGCTGACCACCGTGGGTTACGGTGATATCGTCCCCCATACTCCGTTGGGCCGGTTATTGACCTCAGTATTAATCCTGGTGGGCTATTCAATCATCGCGGTGCCGACCGGCATTCTGACGGCCTACATGTCGCAAGAGTTGCAACGAAGTCGTGAAAGGCGAAATTGTGAACAATGTCAAAGAGGTGGCCATGAGAAAGAGGCAATTTTTTGTCAGTATTGCGGTAGCCGATTACCGCCTTTGACAGGTAAAACCGGCCATTAA
- a CDS encoding LysR substrate-binding domain-containing protein, with the protein MFSERFPLHFLPTFVIAARLENLRATAQQVHLTHGAVSQQIQQLEQAMGCPLFERQGRGLRLNAAGRELLAVAEPTLEALQQGIGRVRRVAQSQILRISVLPSFAHYWLMSRLSSFHSACADITLDIDASLAVQDLTRKGFDAAIRLGNGQWADMQAQLIATGEVVPVATPALAHQWQAAFDGGTPGMPLLEHDVTPWHSWFLAHQQREYGRPLASFNDAGLLIRAAEQGFGIALVKKLLVSDALTDGRLVALAAARRLDPVDFYLVWPQSSGLTPAVEALLHWLQRQLA; encoded by the coding sequence ATGTTCAGCGAGCGATTTCCATTGCACTTCCTGCCGACCTTTGTGATTGCCGCCAGGCTGGAGAATCTGCGCGCCACCGCCCAGCAGGTGCACCTTACCCACGGAGCCGTGAGCCAACAGATTCAGCAGCTTGAACAGGCGATGGGCTGTCCGTTGTTTGAACGACAGGGCCGGGGGCTGCGTCTGAACGCTGCCGGGCGCGAGCTGTTGGCGGTGGCCGAACCGACGCTGGAGGCATTACAACAGGGGATCGGGCGGGTCAGGCGCGTTGCGCAAAGTCAGATCCTGCGTATCAGCGTCTTGCCTTCTTTCGCTCATTACTGGTTAATGTCGCGGCTGTCGTCTTTTCACTCGGCCTGCGCCGATATTACGCTGGATATCGATGCCTCGCTGGCGGTGCAGGATCTGACGCGCAAAGGGTTTGATGCGGCTATTCGTCTCGGCAATGGGCAATGGGCGGATATGCAGGCGCAACTTATTGCCACGGGAGAGGTAGTACCGGTGGCAACCCCTGCGTTGGCGCACCAATGGCAGGCGGCCTTCGACGGTGGCACGCCGGGCATGCCGTTGCTGGAGCATGATGTTACGCCATGGCACAGTTGGTTTTTGGCGCATCAGCAGAGGGAGTATGGCAGGCCTCTAGCGTCGTTTAATGATGCGGGCTTGTTGATCCGCGCGGCCGAACAGGGGTTTGGCATCGCGCTGGTGAAAAAACTGCTGGTGAGCGATGCGCTGACCGACGGCCGACTGGTGGCGTTGGCAGCGGCCAGGCGACTCGATCCGGTGGATTTTTATCTGGTTTGGCCGCAAAGCTCCGGGCTGACGCCGGCGGTTGAAGCCTTGTTACACTGGTTGCAGCGTCAATTGGCCTGA
- a CDS encoding SDR family oxidoreductase, with amino-acid sequence MQNEKQAVVVGANGVIGGKLIEELERQGWRVVGLSRRGGVDRPQVRYLAVDLLDAQATRSVLRPLTEVSHIFYAAYQDAPDWAGLVAPNLAMLAHVVEALEPVAHRLEHISLMQGYKVYGAHLGPFKTPARESDAGHMPPEFNLEQQSYLEKRQQGKTWRWSAIRPSVVGGFSLGNPMNLALTIAVYASISKSLGLPLRFPGKPGAYHSLLEMTDAGLLARATLWAATDPAAANQAFNINNGDLFRWSEMWPKIADYFGLEVAPPLPMPLTSVMADKSELWQALAQQHGLTEADYRAVASWRFADFVFSWDYDMFADGSKARRFGFHQFVDTEAMLFALFDEFRRRKIIP; translated from the coding sequence ATGCAAAATGAAAAACAGGCGGTGGTAGTCGGGGCTAACGGAGTGATTGGCGGCAAGCTGATTGAAGAACTGGAACGGCAAGGTTGGCGGGTGGTTGGCCTGTCACGACGCGGGGGCGTCGACCGGCCGCAAGTGCGCTATTTGGCGGTCGATCTGTTGGATGCTCAGGCGACGCGCAGCGTCTTGCGCCCGTTGACCGAGGTCAGCCATATTTTCTATGCCGCCTATCAGGACGCGCCGGACTGGGCGGGGTTGGTTGCCCCCAATCTGGCGATGCTGGCCCATGTGGTGGAAGCGCTGGAGCCGGTAGCGCACAGGCTGGAGCACATCAGCCTGATGCAGGGCTATAAAGTTTACGGCGCCCATCTGGGGCCGTTCAAAACGCCCGCGCGGGAAAGCGATGCCGGGCACATGCCGCCGGAATTCAACCTTGAGCAGCAGAGCTATCTTGAAAAACGCCAACAGGGCAAAACTTGGCGCTGGAGCGCGATCCGGCCCAGCGTGGTGGGGGGCTTCTCGCTCGGCAATCCGATGAACCTGGCCCTGACTATCGCGGTCTACGCCTCCATCAGCAAGTCTTTGGGACTGCCGCTGCGATTTCCCGGTAAACCGGGGGCTTATCACAGCCTGCTGGAAATGACCGACGCGGGTCTGCTGGCGCGTGCTACGCTCTGGGCCGCGACAGATCCGGCGGCGGCCAATCAGGCGTTTAATATCAACAATGGCGATCTGTTTCGCTGGAGTGAGATGTGGCCGAAAATTGCCGACTACTTTGGGCTGGAGGTGGCACCGCCGCTGCCCATGCCGTTGACGTCGGTGATGGCAGACAAAAGCGAGTTGTGGCAGGCGCTGGCGCAGCAGCATGGTTTGACCGAGGCGGATTACCGCGCGGTGGCGAGCTGGCGCTTCGCCGACTTTGTTTTCTCGTGGGATTACGACATGTTTGCCGACGGCAGCAAGGCGCGCCGCTTTGGCTTTCATCAGTTTGTCGACACCGAAGCGATGCTGTTCGCACTGTTTGACGAGTTTCGCCGTCGCAAGATTATTCCTTAA
- a CDS encoding pyridoxal phosphate-dependent decarboxylase family protein has translation MHPGLQQDLDQFPQILEHTRQLAEAFLAGVQQRPVCPPLSAQQLQPGDDQLTEDGKGAIAALDHFWQRYAEGISASAGPRYFGFVTGGATPAALAADWLVSAIDQNSQLSHDTVAAAIELATVTQLRSLLGLPETFNGSFVSGATMANFVGIAIGRQWLGQQRGIDVAEQGLPALGSLQVLSANAHASSVKALSMLGIGRDSLKIIDSLPDSEAIDPAALERHLATSGGIPTLVLASAGTVNTVAFDDLQRLLALRERYPFWLHVDAAFGGVAACSPRYASRLAGWEQADSITVDAHKWLNVPYDSAIQFSRHLPLQMQVFQNHSAYLEAPTLRPDNYLHLTPENSRRFRALPLWMALKAYGHSGMRDMVERNVQLAQLLGTELAASEGFHLLAPVNLNVVCFALKDNKGDAVAARDRFIARLDRHGIVRCTPTQYHGQPGIRAALVNWMTQESDIYLALESMRYCLPEPC, from the coding sequence ATGCACCCAGGTTTACAGCAAGATCTTGACCAGTTTCCACAGATCCTCGAGCACACCCGTCAGTTGGCCGAAGCGTTTCTTGCCGGCGTACAACAACGCCCGGTTTGCCCTCCCTTAAGTGCGCAGCAACTTCAGCCGGGTGACGACCAACTGACCGAGGACGGCAAAGGTGCGATCGCGGCGCTGGACCACTTCTGGCAGCGCTATGCCGAGGGGATCTCCGCCAGCGCCGGGCCACGTTACTTTGGCTTTGTCACCGGGGGAGCAACGCCAGCAGCACTGGCAGCGGATTGGCTGGTTAGCGCTATCGACCAAAATAGTCAATTGAGCCACGATACCGTTGCCGCCGCGATTGAATTGGCGACGGTGACCCAGCTAAGAAGCTTGTTAGGGCTGCCGGAAACCTTCAATGGCAGTTTTGTCAGCGGGGCGACCATGGCCAACTTTGTCGGTATCGCCATCGGTCGTCAATGGCTCGGCCAGCAACGCGGCATCGACGTCGCCGAACAGGGACTGCCTGCGTTGGGCTCCCTGCAGGTCTTGTCGGCGAATGCGCACGCCAGCAGCGTAAAAGCGCTCAGCATGCTGGGGATCGGTCGCGATTCGTTGAAAATTATCGACAGCCTGCCAGACTCCGAAGCTATAGATCCGGCGGCGCTTGAACGGCATCTGGCTACCAGTGGCGGTATACCTACCCTTGTCCTCGCCAGTGCCGGTACGGTGAATACCGTGGCCTTCGATGACCTTCAGCGCCTGCTGGCGTTACGGGAGCGTTACCCATTCTGGCTGCATGTCGACGCGGCCTTTGGCGGCGTAGCGGCCTGTTCACCGCGCTATGCGTCACGTCTGGCCGGATGGGAGCAGGCGGATTCCATCACCGTTGATGCGCATAAGTGGTTGAACGTCCCTTATGACAGCGCCATTCAATTCAGCCGTCACCTGCCATTGCAGATGCAGGTGTTTCAAAACCATTCGGCCTATCTGGAAGCCCCCACCTTACGGCCGGACAACTATCTGCATCTGACCCCTGAAAACTCGCGGCGTTTCCGGGCACTTCCTTTATGGATGGCGCTGAAAGCCTATGGGCACAGCGGCATGCGGGATATGGTGGAGCGAAACGTTCAACTGGCGCAGCTATTGGGCACAGAGTTGGCGGCCAGCGAAGGCTTTCATCTGCTGGCACCGGTCAATTTAAACGTGGTGTGCTTTGCTCTGAAAGACAATAAAGGCGATGCCGTTGCAGCACGCGACCGTTTTATCGCCCGCCTCGATCGGCACGGTATCGTACGCTGTACTCCTACCCAGTATCATGGGCAGCCAGGGATACGCGCAGCCCTGGTCAATTGGATGACGCAGGAAAGCGATATTTATTTAGCATTGGAATCGATGCGTTATTGTTTGCCAGAGCCTTGCTGA
- a CDS encoding NAD(P)H-quinone oxidoreductase encodes MSANPQLPSTMKAIEISQPGEPEVLVVAQRPLPSLQQGEILVKVAAAGVNRPDVLQRRGQYAPPPGASDIPGLEIAGVVVATGVGVQKYAVGDSVCALIAGGGYAEYCKVHESNALPVPKGFSLVEAAAIPETFFTVWVNVFQRGNLKAGETVLIHGGTSGIGTVATLLAKAFCAHVITTVGSEEKRQASLALGADVSINYRDEDFVEQTRHATNGKGADVIVDLIAGDYVAKNYQAAAMDGRIVQIGTQNGVVKELNLMPLLIKRLTHTGSTLRSRSVEDKAGIAADLLQKVWPLLDRGALKPQIFKTYPLEQAAAAHALMESSQHIGKIMLTL; translated from the coding sequence ATGTCTGCCAACCCGCAACTGCCCAGCACCATGAAAGCCATTGAGATCAGCCAGCCCGGCGAACCGGAAGTTTTGGTTGTCGCACAACGGCCGCTGCCGTCCCTGCAGCAAGGGGAGATCCTGGTGAAGGTCGCCGCCGCCGGGGTTAACCGCCCTGACGTATTGCAGCGCCGCGGCCAATACGCACCGCCTCCCGGCGCATCGGATATCCCGGGTCTGGAAATCGCCGGGGTGGTGGTCGCCACCGGCGTCGGCGTGCAAAAGTATGCCGTTGGCGACAGCGTGTGCGCCCTGATTGCCGGTGGCGGCTATGCCGAATACTGCAAGGTGCATGAAAGCAATGCGCTGCCGGTGCCCAAAGGGTTTAGCCTGGTCGAGGCCGCGGCCATCCCCGAAACCTTCTTTACCGTTTGGGTCAATGTGTTCCAGCGCGGCAACCTGAAGGCCGGCGAAACCGTTTTGATCCACGGCGGCACTTCCGGCATTGGTACCGTCGCCACCCTGTTGGCGAAAGCCTTCTGCGCCCATGTGATCACCACCGTTGGCTCGGAGGAAAAGCGTCAGGCCAGCCTGGCCCTGGGGGCCGATGTGTCGATCAACTACCGCGACGAGGATTTTGTCGAGCAGACCCGACACGCCACTAACGGCAAAGGGGCGGACGTGATTGTCGATTTGATCGCCGGCGACTATGTGGCGAAAAACTACCAGGCGGCAGCGATGGATGGCCGCATTGTGCAAATCGGCACTCAGAATGGCGTGGTGAAGGAGCTAAACCTGATGCCGCTGCTGATCAAACGTCTGACCCATACCGGTTCCACGCTGCGTTCGCGAAGCGTTGAAGACAAAGCGGGTATTGCCGCCGATTTGCTGCAAAAGGTTTGGCCATTGCTGGATCGTGGCGCGTTAAAACCGCAGATCTTCAAAACCTACCCGCTGGAGCAAGCGGCCGCAGCCCATGCGTTGATGGAGTCGAGCCAGCACATCGGCAAGATCATGCTGACCCTCTAA
- a CDS encoding LysR family transcriptional regulator → MDKLNAMQTFVRVAELGSLSAAARDLGLTQPAVSQQIAGLEQQLGAQLLFRSTRSVTLTDAGGGYYRQIKPILAAVGEAEEALHGMHQRLQGPLRIHAPTGFGQQHLTPLAIAFQQQHPELNIELLLDDRRADVIGEGIDVAIRFGELNTPGTVARRLGELQRILVASPAYLAAQGEPQTPAELAKHPHIRYSGLSDGDALTLIGPQGAEVVNLRPVFRANNTFSLLAAIEAGLGIGGAQRPLIGRQLANGSLVPVLPAWHYPPMALHAVYPAARFIPGKVRAWVDYLLAALGNIEGIRVNKAPDKAPGA, encoded by the coding sequence ATGGACAAGCTGAACGCCATGCAGACTTTCGTGCGGGTCGCAGAACTGGGTAGCCTCTCGGCAGCCGCCCGCGATCTGGGCCTGACGCAGCCGGCCGTCAGCCAGCAGATTGCCGGTCTGGAACAACAACTGGGCGCGCAGCTGCTGTTTCGCAGTACCCGCTCCGTCACGCTGACCGACGCCGGCGGGGGTTATTATCGGCAAATCAAACCGATTCTGGCGGCAGTGGGCGAAGCTGAGGAAGCGCTGCACGGCATGCATCAGCGGCTGCAAGGTCCCTTGCGCATTCATGCCCCGACAGGCTTCGGTCAACAGCACCTGACACCGCTGGCGATAGCTTTTCAGCAACAGCATCCGGAATTGAATATCGAACTGTTGCTCGACGATCGCCGGGCAGACGTGATCGGTGAAGGTATCGACGTGGCGATCCGTTTTGGCGAACTGAATACGCCGGGCACGGTTGCGCGCCGGTTGGGGGAGTTACAGCGTATTTTAGTGGCTTCCCCGGCCTATCTGGCGGCGCAGGGCGAACCGCAAACTCCCGCAGAGCTGGCGAAGCATCCGCATATCCGCTACAGCGGCTTGAGCGACGGCGATGCGCTGACCTTAATTGGCCCTCAGGGTGCCGAGGTAGTGAACCTGCGCCCGGTCTTTCGCGCCAACAATACCTTTTCGCTGCTGGCGGCCATCGAAGCAGGATTGGGTATTGGCGGAGCACAGCGTCCGTTGATTGGTCGGCAACTGGCCAACGGCAGCCTGGTCCCGGTGTTACCGGCCTGGCATTATCCGCCGATGGCGCTGCATGCGGTTTACCCCGCTGCGCGGTTTATTCCCGGCAAAGTGCGGGCCTGGGTAGATTATTTGCTGGCGGCGTTGGGGAATATTGAGGGGATCAGGGTGAACAAAGCCCCCGACAAGGCGCCGGGGGCATAA